The following proteins are co-located in the Bordetella bronchialis genome:
- a CDS encoding septation protein A, with amino-acid sequence MKKFLFDLFPLLLFFVAYRYAGIYTATAVAITASILQILWLKLTARPIEGMHWINLAVIVIFGGATLWLHSDVFIKWKPTVLYWLFGGALLIGRWIFKRNLVRRLLDKQIALPDRVWDKLNATWAVFFLLAGAINLYVAFSGHFSEAEWVTFKAFGLMGLMIVFVLAQSLWLGRHLQTPGEAGDQAGRESGKH; translated from the coding sequence ATGAAGAAGTTTTTATTCGATCTGTTTCCGCTGCTGCTGTTTTTCGTGGCCTACCGCTACGCCGGTATCTATACGGCCACCGCGGTGGCCATCACCGCCTCCATCCTGCAGATCCTCTGGCTCAAACTGACGGCCCGGCCCATCGAAGGGATGCATTGGATCAATCTGGCGGTCATCGTGATCTTCGGCGGCGCCACGTTGTGGCTGCACAGCGATGTCTTTATCAAATGGAAGCCCACCGTGCTGTACTGGCTTTTCGGCGGCGCCTTGCTCATCGGCCGCTGGATATTCAAGCGCAATCTGGTGCGGCGCCTGCTGGACAAGCAGATCGCCCTGCCCGACCGCGTCTGGGACAAGCTGAATGCCACCTGGGCGGTGTTTTTCCTTCTGGCCGGCGCCATCAATCTTTATGTGGCATTCTCCGGGCATTTTTCGGAAGCGGAATGGGTCACCTTCAAGGCCTTTGGCCTGATGGGGCTGATGATCGTTTTCGTCCTGGCCCAGTCGCTGTGGCTGGGCCGGCATCTGCAAACGCCCGGCGAAGCGGGCGACCAGGCCGGCCGCGAAAGCGGCAAGCACTGA
- a CDS encoding BolA family protein, with protein MSEMTDVAATIRERLQALAPVALDIQDDSHLHAGHAGAHGGASHFTVRITSARFEGLSPVARHRLVYDHLNDLMPYPIHALALETRTP; from the coding sequence ATGAGTGAAATGACGGACGTGGCTGCTACTATTCGCGAACGCCTGCAAGCGCTCGCGCCGGTGGCGTTGGACATTCAGGACGACTCTCATTTGCATGCCGGCCATGCCGGCGCACACGGCGGTGCTTCGCATTTCACGGTGCGGATTACATCCGCCCGGTTCGAGGGTTTGTCGCCCGTGGCGCGGCACCGGCTGGTGTATGATCATTTGAATGATTTGATGCCCTACCCCATCCACGCGCTTGCGCTGGAAACCCGTACTCCCTGA
- a CDS encoding peptidylprolyl isomerase — MKRFIVLVAACVIAAPALAQNVATVNGKPITQKSLDQFVKLLVSQGATDSPQLRDQVKQEMINRQVFVQAAEKAGVAKQPDVQTEVELARQGILVRALMADYLQKHPITDKQVQDEYNEVKQQQSGKLEYKVRHILVSDEKTANDLLTQIKGGKLKFEDAAKKDSKDPGSAEKGGDLGWAPATNYVAPFAQAVTSLKKGELADKPVQTQYGWHIIQVEDTRPVEFPPLDQVRPQLEEMLRQQLLANYQKSLRDQAKIQ; from the coding sequence ATGAAACGCTTTATCGTGCTGGTGGCGGCCTGCGTCATTGCCGCCCCTGCCCTTGCCCAGAACGTGGCAACGGTCAATGGCAAACCCATTACTCAAAAAAGCCTGGACCAGTTCGTAAAGCTGCTCGTCAGCCAGGGCGCCACCGATTCGCCCCAGCTGCGCGACCAGGTCAAGCAAGAAATGATCAATCGCCAGGTGTTCGTGCAGGCCGCTGAAAAGGCCGGGGTCGCCAAGCAGCCGGACGTGCAGACCGAGGTCGAACTGGCGCGCCAGGGCATTCTGGTGCGCGCGCTGATGGCCGATTATCTGCAAAAGCACCCGATCACGGACAAGCAGGTGCAGGACGAATACAACGAGGTCAAGCAGCAGCAGTCCGGCAAGCTGGAATACAAGGTCCGCCACATCCTGGTTTCCGACGAAAAAACCGCCAATGACCTGCTGACCCAGATCAAGGGCGGCAAGCTGAAGTTCGAGGACGCCGCCAAGAAGGATTCCAAGGATCCCGGCAGCGCCGAAAAAGGCGGCGATCTGGGCTGGGCCCCCGCCACCAACTACGTCGCGCCTTTCGCCCAGGCCGTGACCTCGCTCAAGAAGGGCGAGCTGGCCGACAAGCCCGTGCAGACGCAATACGGCTGGCACATCATCCAGGTGGAAGACACCCGTCCGGTGGAATTCCCGCCGCTGGACCAGGTCCGTCCCCAGCTGGAGGAAATGCTGCGCCAGCAACTGCTGGCCAACTACCAGAAGTCGCTGCGCGACCAGGCCAAGATCCAGTAA